CTCCCGGAGGCGCAGTCGTTTCATGAAGGGCTCGACCGGGTGGGGATGGACGATGAAGACGCCGTCGTCGACCGGGCTCGGCGGTTGGCCGGGATGAAAACGGAGGCCCTTCCGCGACGGGTCAGACGGGTGCTGATTCCCTCCCGCGTGACCCTCGGCGCCGATCTGCTGCTCGCCGGCCCCATCGTCCGAACCTGCCTGGACGCCCTTCCGAATGCGGAAATCGTGTTCCTGGGCAGCCGTAAGAACGCCGGGCTGATCGCGGCGGACTCAAGCCGTTTCCGGATCCGCGAGCTCTCCTATCCACGCCGGGGCTCCCTGCTGGAACGAATGCTCGCCTGGGTGGACCTGATGGACGCCGTCAACGAGGAGATCCTCGGACTGTCGGCGGACCGGGAACTCATCGTCATCAATCCCGATTCCCGATTCCTGCAGAGCGGACTCCTGCCGCTGGTTCCTCCCGGCCGGGAGGCGGGGAGCTACTTCGGCTGGGATCCGTCCGTTTCAGGTAAAGAAACGGAGGAGCGCAGCCAGTTGGAGGACCTGAACCGTTGGCTTCGGGAGATGTTCCGGTCTCATCCCCCGAATCCGCTTCGGGGTCCGTCTCTGCACCTTGAGGATTCGGTCCGTCGTCGGGCGAAAGAGATGCTGGCCTCCCTGAATCCGGGCCGGGATCCGGTTCTGGTGGGCATGAATCTGGGAGTCGGAGGCAATCCGGACAAGAGGATTCATCGGAACCGGGAATCGGTCTCGGATTTCGAGCGCCTGTTGGTGACCGGTTTGCTGGATCAGGGGGCGACGCTGGTCTTGGATGCCGGTTTGGGCCGGGACGAGCTGGAGCAGGCGCGGCGTCTCTACCTTGAGATCGGTGAGCGGGGCCATGGAACGGCCCGAATCGCGGGAGGAAGGCTGCTGCGGGACGACCCGGGCACATTGCCGGTCCGGCTGGTTCTGTTTCACGGCCCGGTCGATGAGTTTGGGGCCCTGCTGGAGCAATGCCGGATCTACGTCGGCTACGATTCGCTGGGTCAGCATCTGGCCGGCGCCCTGAACCTCGACCTGGTCACCGTGTTCGGCGGGCATGCCTCACCCTTGTTTGCACGCCGCTGGAGACCGGGGGGCAGCGGAAGGATTCAGGTGATCGAGTCGGGTCCCGGGCCCTTCGGCACCCGGCGTCAGGCAGTGTTGGCCGGCCAGGTTCTGGCTGAGGCCCGAGCGCTGCTCTGAGTTCTTCCTCTTTGCTTCAATTTGGTTTTCGCCCGGAAGTGGGAGCCCGGATCCCGTCTCACGCCCCTTTTTCTCGACGGTTGCTTGTGCTTGAATAGCCATGTGCTGGAGGTCATTCGGAGTCCCAAGGTCTACGACGTGGTGGTCATCGGTTCCGGCGCCGGCGGCGGCGCCGCAGTCCAGGTCCTGACCGGGAAGGGCATCGAAGTGGCCCTCCTGGAAGCGGGCCCCATGCTGGATCCCGAAAAGGACTACAAGGAGCACATGCTCCCGCACCACGTGGACCACCGGGGCGCCGGCGAAGGTGGGGCCCATTACTTCGGAAGGCAGCCTTGGGGCTTCTTTCGGGCGCCCAACGGAGCCTGGGATCTGGAGGGCGAACCCTACACGGTGGCGCCCGGCAGCGAATTCCGCTGGTTCCGGTCCCGGATCCTGGGTGGACGCACCAACCACTACGGCCGGATCTCACTTCGGTTCGCCGACTACGATTTCGTGCCCTACTCCATGGACGGGCTGGGCACCGACTGGCCCCTCACCTACGACGACCTGGCTCCCTACTACGACAAGGCCGAGGCCTTCATCGGGGTCACCGGGAGCATCGAGGGCATCCGGAGCGCGCCCGACGGCATCTTCCAACCGTGCCCGCCCCCCAAGGCCCACGAGCACCTCATCAAGCAGGCGTGCAGCCGGATGAACATCCCCTGCATTCCCATGCGGCGGGCGGTCATTACCAAGCCGCTGAACGGCCGGCCGGCCTGCCACTATTGCGGGCAGTGCGGCCGCGGTTGCATCACCGCTTCCAACTACGCCTCCAGCCAGGTCCAGATCCTGCCCGCCCTGAAGACGGGCAAGCTGAAGATCTTCGATCAGGCCATGGCCAGGGAGATTCTGAGCGACGAAAACGGCCGCGTCACTGCCGTCTCCTACATCGACAAGAAGACTCGAACCGAGCAGCAGATCCGGTGCCGGGTCGTCGTGTTGGCGGCCAGCGCCTGCGAGTCCGCCCGATTGTTGCTCAACTCCCGGTCCAGCCGCTTTCCCCAGGGCCTGGCCAACAACTCGGGAGTGGTGGGCCGGTTCTTGATGGACACCGTCGGTCTGGGCGTCGGAGGATACGTGCCGGCCCTGGAGGGCATGCCCCATTACGACACGGACGGCTTCAGCGGCGGCCATGTCTACTCGCCGTGGTGGGAATGGGACAAGAAGAACAAGGAATTCCCCCGCGGGTACCACATCGAGATCGGCGGCGGCTTCGGAATGCCCGGAGTCGGCAGCTTTCAGGGCCAGGTGAACCGGATCGGCGGCTACGGGCGTCAGCTCAAGGACCGGATCCGGAAGGAATACGGGTCCTTCGTCTACTTCGCCGGGCGCGGTGAGATGATTCCCAACAATCTGAGCTACTGTGAACTGGATCCCGTGACCGTGGACAAGTGGGGGATTCCGGTGCTGCGCTTCCATTTCAAATGGAGCGACTACGAATGGAAGCAGGCCCGGCACATGGAGCGAACCTTCGTCGACCTCATCGAGTCCATGGGCGGGCAGGTGCTGGGCCGCCGGTCGCCCCGCCAGGACGGGAAGGGCATTTCGGTCCCCGGCACCATCATCCATGAGTTGGGGACGGTTCGGATGGGGAACGATCCGCGGAGTTCGGCCCTGAACCAGTATTGCCAGGGTCACGAGGTCCCGAACCTTTTCGTGGCGGATGCCGGACCGTTCGTGAGTAATCCCGACAAGAATCCCACCCTCACCATCACGGCGCTGGCTTGGCGCACGTCCGATTACATCGCCGAGGAGATGAAGCAAGGCCATGTCTGAACCAGACGGCCGACAAGGCAATGAAGTTTCCCGCCGGGTGCTGCTGCAGCGGATTGCCCTGGCCGTGGCATCGGCGGGCGTGCTGGATCTGAAGGCCGGCCGGCATGTCCACAAAGCGGTGTCCCAGGAGAAGCAGCGGACCGGCGAGTACACGCCCCAATGCTTCAACGGGGGCGAATACCAGACGCTGCAGCGGCTGAGCGAATTGATCATTCCGGCCGACGGCCGATCCGGCAGCGCTCTGGACGCCGGAGCCCCCGAATTCATCGACGTGCTCGCCAACCAGAACGAGGAGTTGGCGGAGATCTTCATCTCCGGAATCTTCTGGCTCGACCGGGAGATGGGGCGCCGCCGGGCCCGCCGTTTCGCGGAGGCCACCGAGGAGGAGCAGATTCGGCTCTTGGACGACCTGGCCGCCGTTGCGGATCGGTCAGCGGGGATGCTGATCGATTTTCATTCCGCCCCGGAATATGCCGGCTTTCAGGATTACACCGCCCGTCCCGGCGGGCGGCTGGGGCCCGGCGCCCGTTTCTTCGTGTGGGCGCGCCGCCTCATCGTGGATGCCTTCTACACCAGCCCCATCGGGTACGAAGACGTGGACTACAAGGGCAACCATTACCGCACCGAATACGAGGTCCCGCAGGAGGCCATCGACTACGTCATGAAGCGGAGTCCCCTCGGAACCGCGTGATTCTTCGAGTCTTGTTCAGGCGTCTCCGGACGTCCCATTCCCCGGCCGGCCATTCCCGTAGATGGTCACCACTCCGGTCCGATCGTCTCCCCCCAGGTTAGCCGCCAGGCCGTACTCGGGACGGTGTGCGATCTGGTAACCGCCGCATCGGCCCTTCAACTGCTTGAAGATCTCCAGGGCCTGCTTGACGCCCGTGGCGCCCACCGGATGGCCGAAACCCATGAGGCCGCCCCCCGTGTTCACCGGCAGATCTCCCTCGATGGTCGTGGTGCGGTTTCGGACCAGGTCCGGCGCTTCCCCCGGCCGGCAAAATCCCAGAGCCTCATAGAGGAGCAATTCGGTGACGCTGAAGCAGTCGTGCACCTCGGCCACGCCGATCTGTCCGGGTTCGACCTGCCCATCCTCATAGGCTTCCCGGGCGGCCCTTTCGGCCGTGGAAAGCCTCAGGGGATCCGGAGTTTCGTCCAGGGGAGCGGTCGCGTGCCCGTAGGAGAGGATCTGGACGGCGTCCCGGACCGGGGACTTGCCCAGTGCCTTCAAGCCCCGGTCCGAAACCAGGACCAGGGCCGAGGCGCCGTCGGAAACCTGGGAGCAGTCGCTCACCTTCAGGTAGTCGCGGAACTCGGGATGACTGAGAAACCGGGGGTTGCGGTCGGAGGGAGTCGCCGCCTCTTCGAGGGTCAACCGGACGGCCTGCATGTGGGCGTTCGGATTCCGGTTGGCATTCGAGTAGGCCTTGACCACGACCCGGGCCAGGTCTTCTTCCCCCACGCCGTACTCCTGCCGGTAGGCCTTGGAGCGGCGGGCGAAAAGGCAGGGGAAGGTGAAGGGATCGCAGCTTCGCTGGGTCTCGTAATGGGCGGCCCGGGCCAGGTAGTCGGCGCCCTTCCTGGCGCTGACCGTAGTCTGCACCTCGACCCCGGCCACCAGGACGAAGTCGCAACCTGCGGAAATGGCGTCGATTCCCGCGATCAGCGCCAGCCCGCCCGATGCGCAGGCTCCCTCGACCCGGGAGAAGGCCTTGTTCCTGAAACCCGGCCGGACACCGGCCAGGAGTGATCCAAGATGTCCCTGCTTGGAGAAGAGCTCGCCGGTGAAGTTGCCCACGTAGCCCCGCTGGACCTGGTGGTCCGAAACCCCGCTGTCCTCCAAGGCCCCGGTGACGGCCCGCTTCAGGTGCTCTTCCAGCGACGGGTTGGTCCTCCGTCCATAGTCGGGATGCCCTTTCCAGATGAAGTCGGGATGGAATTTCCCGATGAAGCCGCTGTGGGCGCCCCCGATCAGGTGCACGTTTCGCGAAGGCTTCATTCGGCCTCTCCGTCCGCCCACAAGGCGGCGTAGTCCTCCCGGATGGGACTGAAGATGTCCAGGGCGCGTGCAGGTCCCCCCACGGCCCTTGCTTGATGAGGGGTGTCGGGAGGAATGATGTAATACTCTCCCGGCTCCAGGACTCTCGACTCGGAACCGATCTGCAGCTCCATACGGCCCTCCAGCATCACGCCTCCCTGTTCATGTGGATGACTGTGGAGGGGAACATGGCCACCGGGTTCGAAGTCCACGATGGACAGCATGAGATTCTCGCCGTGAGGCGCCCTGATCCGGATCCCGGGAAAGATCTCCCGGGCCTCGATTTGATCCAGTTCCAAAAAAGGCATGCGTCCGCCCCTTTCCATCCGTTTCACTCAGTCTACATGGTACAGGGTCACGCCGGACGCTGTCATTGGAAGCCGGCCGCCGTGCGGTTGTGCGGGACAACTGTTTATCTTTGACTTCCCACTCCTCACTTCTCACTCCTCCAATTGCTATATATGATGGCCGTCATGCATCGGGCTGTAGGAGATTTCTCCTTCTCGCACAACATTTGTGAGGAGCGAGACGGGGCCGTTGTCGGGGGGCGCAAGCTTGCCTGAACTTCCCGAAGTCGAAACCCTGCGCCGGGAACTGGAGCCGCGTCTCCGGGGGCGGGTCATCCGATCGCTGAGCACGTTTCCATCGCGGGTCTTCCAATTGGACCCCGCCTTCCTGGAGGCGGCCGTCGCCGGACAGACCATCCACGCCGTGTCCCGCCGGGCGAAGTACCTCATCTTCAAGCTCGACCGCTGGTACTGGATCATTCACCTGGGCATGACCGGCCAGCTCACGGTCCCGGACCAATTCGGGAAGAGCAACGGATCGAGTCCGGGCGGGGACGCCCACATCGCTTTCGTGGCCCGCCTGTCCCGGGGCCGGATTCTGGTGTTTCGGGACGTCAGAAAATTCGGCCGGGTCATGCTGCTCTCCCGGGACGGGGGTGGCTTGGGCTCCCGCCTCGGCTCCCTGGGTCCCGAGCCCTTGGACACCGGCTATCTCCTGGAGGACTTTCTGGGCAGACTCGGCAAGAGGAAGGCGCGGATCAAGTCGTTGCTGCTGGATCAGAAGGTGGTGGCCGGGGTCGGAAACATCTATGCCGACGAGGCCCTCTTCGAAGCCGGCGTGCATCCGGCCAGAAGAGTCCGGTACATTCGCCGATGGGAGAAGGTGAAGCTGTTCGAAGCGATTCCCCGAGTGTTGGAAAGGGCCGTACACCATGGCGGGACGACCCTTCAGGATTATCGGAGGAGCCGCGGAAATCCGGGAGAATATCAGTCTTTGCTCAAAGTGTACGGGCGCGACGGGCAGTCCTGCACCCAATGCGGGTTCACGATTCAGAAGACGGTCATCAGCCAGCGAGGCAGTCATTTCTGTCCGAATTGCCAGCCCCGGAAGCCTCGTCCCAGACCGGTCGCTTGAGATTGCATTCAGGAGGAGGGAAGAGAATGAGCAGTCGAATCCAATGTGCTCCGGTTCCAGGCGCAGCCGAGTTGATGAGTCCTGAATTCCAGGACTATCTGCTGGCCCTTCACGATCAGTTCGCAGGCCGCGTCCTGGAACTTCGAGCGAAGCGCGCTCAGGTGGTGAAACGAGCCCTCCACGACGGCGTCGGACCGGCGCACCTGCCTCCGAGCGACGCCACAACCGGCGATTGGAGCGTTCCCGAAGTGCCCGAGGAACTCCGCGAACCGGGGATCGAAATCTCGGGTCCCGCTTCCATTACCAGCATGTTCATCAATGCCCTGAATCCGGGTCCGGATGGATTCCGCGCCCAGGGCGATCTGGACGACGACGAGGACTCGGCAGGCCACCGCTTGGTGGACACGCTGCAGGCGGCAGCCAACCGGAAGGGCGCCGTGGATCGCACGCTGACCTTCTACAACGCCGCCAAGGGAAAGAAGTACGAGCTCGCGGACGGGGACCTTCCCTTCTTCATGCACCGGGAGCGGGGGCTCCACCTGGACGAGCCGGAGGTCCTGGTGGACGGAGCGCCTGTTTCCGCCAGCATCCTGGGAACGGCGCTGACTCTCTTTCATGCCGGTCAGGCCCAGGCCCAAAGGGGTCAGGGGATCTACTTCTACCTTCCCAAGATGGAGTCGGCCGGGGAAGCGGCTTTTTGGAGAGATTTCTTCGCCGCGAGCCAGGATCTTCTGCCGGGTCTCCGGAGCGCCACGATCCGGGCCATTGCCCTGGTGGAGTCGGTTCCCGCCGCTTTCCAGATGGAAGAGATCCTTTACGCGCTGGGAGAGTACGCGGCCGGGCTCAACGCGGCGCGCTGGGACTTCAAGGCCAGCATCCTGGAGTACGTGATGGCGGACCCGGATTCGGTTTGGCCCGACCGTTTCGACGTGGACATCAAGACCACCGATTTTCTGATGCGGATCTTTCGCCGTCTGGTGGCCATCTGTCTCAAGCGCGGCGCCGTGCCCATCGGCGGCATGGCCACCGCGTTGCCGAGCCGCGACGCCGAGGTGAACCAGGTGGCGGCGGAAGCGATTCGGGCCGACAAACAGTGGGAGGCCGAGCAGGGATTTCTCCGGGGATGGGTGGCCCATATCTTTCACATGAAGACGGCGGCGGATCCCTTTCGGGAATTGAGGGGTTCGGGTTGGACGCCATCGCCGGAAATGGCGCGGCCCGAGAACTACCCCATCGAGATCACCGTCCCCGAGGGTCCCATCACCGAGGCGGGGACGCGCCGGAACGCGCGCAT
Above is a window of Acidobacteriota bacterium DNA encoding:
- the mutM gene encoding bifunctional DNA-formamidopyrimidine glycosylase/DNA-(apurinic or apyrimidinic site) lyase, coding for MPELPEVETLRRELEPRLRGRVIRSLSTFPSRVFQLDPAFLEAAVAGQTIHAVSRRAKYLIFKLDRWYWIIHLGMTGQLTVPDQFGKSNGSSPGGDAHIAFVARLSRGRILVFRDVRKFGRVMLLSRDGGGLGSRLGSLGPEPLDTGYLLEDFLGRLGKRKARIKSLLLDQKVVAGVGNIYADEALFEAGVHPARRVRYIRRWEKVKLFEAIPRVLERAVHHGGTTLQDYRRSRGNPGEYQSLLKVYGRDGQSCTQCGFTIQKTVISQRGSHFCPNCQPRKPRPRPVA
- a CDS encoding gluconate 2-dehydrogenase subunit 3 family protein: MSEPDGRQGNEVSRRVLLQRIALAVASAGVLDLKAGRHVHKAVSQEKQRTGEYTPQCFNGGEYQTLQRLSELIIPADGRSGSALDAGAPEFIDVLANQNEELAEIFISGIFWLDREMGRRRARRFAEATEEEQIRLLDDLAAVADRSAGMLIDFHSAPEYAGFQDYTARPGGRLGPGARFFVWARRLIVDAFYTSPIGYEDVDYKGNHYRTEYEVPQEAIDYVMKRSPLGTA
- a CDS encoding cupin domain-containing protein, which encodes MPFLELDQIEAREIFPGIRIRAPHGENLMLSIVDFEPGGHVPLHSHPHEQGGVMLEGRMELQIGSESRVLEPGEYYIIPPDTPHQARAVGGPARALDIFSPIREDYAALWADGEAE
- a CDS encoding GMC family oxidoreductase, which gives rise to MNSHVLEVIRSPKVYDVVVIGSGAGGGAAVQVLTGKGIEVALLEAGPMLDPEKDYKEHMLPHHVDHRGAGEGGAHYFGRQPWGFFRAPNGAWDLEGEPYTVAPGSEFRWFRSRILGGRTNHYGRISLRFADYDFVPYSMDGLGTDWPLTYDDLAPYYDKAEAFIGVTGSIEGIRSAPDGIFQPCPPPKAHEHLIKQACSRMNIPCIPMRRAVITKPLNGRPACHYCGQCGRGCITASNYASSQVQILPALKTGKLKIFDQAMAREILSDENGRVTAVSYIDKKTRTEQQIRCRVVVLAASACESARLLLNSRSSRFPQGLANNSGVVGRFLMDTVGLGVGGYVPALEGMPHYDTDGFSGGHVYSPWWEWDKKNKEFPRGYHIEIGGGFGMPGVGSFQGQVNRIGGYGRQLKDRIRKEYGSFVYFAGRGEMIPNNLSYCELDPVTVDKWGIPVLRFHFKWSDYEWKQARHMERTFVDLIESMGGQVLGRRSPRQDGKGISVPGTIIHELGTVRMGNDPRSSALNQYCQGHEVPNLFVADAGPFVSNPDKNPTLTITALAWRTSDYIAEEMKQGHV
- a CDS encoding malate synthase A; the protein is MSSRIQCAPVPGAAELMSPEFQDYLLALHDQFAGRVLELRAKRAQVVKRALHDGVGPAHLPPSDATTGDWSVPEVPEELREPGIEISGPASITSMFINALNPGPDGFRAQGDLDDDEDSAGHRLVDTLQAAANRKGAVDRTLTFYNAAKGKKYELADGDLPFFMHRERGLHLDEPEVLVDGAPVSASILGTALTLFHAGQAQAQRGQGIYFYLPKMESAGEAAFWRDFFAASQDLLPGLRSATIRAIALVESVPAAFQMEEILYALGEYAAGLNAARWDFKASILEYVMADPDSVWPDRFDVDIKTTDFLMRIFRRLVAICLKRGAVPIGGMATALPSRDAEVNQVAAEAIRADKQWEAEQGFLRGWVAHIFHMKTAADPFRELRGSGWTPSPEMARPENYPIEITVPEGPITEAGTRRNARMLLEYLEGWLNGRGAKGIDSLAGQPGKRPALMEDLATARISVAQIAQRVLHEAQDAETGRRHDFALVKRLLGEELESILELSGAASSGTGAAGRYRDSYKIALQWVRNYTELDFRSLGSYTRGDLARIAAGPDAF